The Nitrososphaerota archaeon genome includes a region encoding these proteins:
- the radA gene encoding DNA repair and recombination protein RadA: protein MSIEELSLDTLDGIGPVTKQKLENAGIYTILDLAIRGPAEIAEAIGVDLKKAVEFSSSARARLIELGLLEKEFIPASEIYKRRQNIERITTGSKNLDDLLDGGIETQAVTEFYGEFGSGKTQICHTLCVTVQLSRDKGGLDAGAVYIDTENTFRPERIFQIAEARGLDPLKALERIIVAKAYNSSHQELIVSELGSVLDKMPIKLVVVDSAVAHYRAEFLGRSTLAERQQRLNRFMHLLIRTAEARNLAVVVTNQVQAAPDVFFGDPNKPTGGHVVAHTSTYRIYLRKSGKNRIARIIDSPYHPERETVFILNEKGIDDPEDTPKKR, encoded by the coding sequence ATGAGTATAGAAGAGCTAAGCCTAGACACACTGGATGGCATAGGGCCTGTTACGAAGCAGAAGCTGGAGAACGCAGGGATCTACACAATACTCGATCTAGCTATCCGAGGCCCAGCTGAGATAGCTGAGGCTATAGGAGTAGATCTTAAGAAGGCTGTTGAGTTCAGCAGCAGCGCCAGAGCTCGGCTTATCGAACTAGGGCTTCTCGAGAAAGAGTTCATCCCAGCGAGTGAAATCTACAAGAGGAGGCAGAATATTGAAAGGATAACTACCGGCTCCAAGAATCTGGATGATTTGCTGGATGGGGGCATAGAAACACAGGCGGTCACCGAGTTTTACGGCGAATTCGGAAGCGGGAAGACACAGATCTGCCACACACTCTGTGTGACGGTTCAGCTGAGTAGGGATAAAGGTGGACTTGACGCTGGAGCAGTATATATTGATACGGAGAACACCTTCAGACCGGAAAGGATATTTCAGATAGCGGAGGCGCGTGGGCTAGATCCCCTAAAGGCGCTTGAGCGAATAATAGTTGCGAAGGCATACAACAGCTCACACCAAGAACTCATAGTTTCAGAACTCGGCTCCGTCCTTGATAAGATGCCCATAAAGCTTGTAGTCGTAGACTCAGCAGTTGCACACTATAGAGCAGAGTTCCTCGGCAGAAGCACTTTAGCTGAGAGGCAGCAGAGGCTCAACAGATTCATGCACCTCCTCATAAGAACAGCTGAAGCACGAAACCTTGCGGTCGTAGTTACAAATCAAGTCCAAGCAGCACCAGACGTCTTCTTCGGCGACCCTAACAAGCCGACTGGTGGGCACGTTGTAGCACACACCAGCACATACAGAATCTATCTAAGGAAGTCGGGTAAGAACCGCATCGCAAGAATCATAGACAGCCCCTATCACCCTGAACGCGAAACCGTCTTCATCCTAAACGAGAAGGGCATAGACGATCCTGAAGACACACCTAAAAAACGCTAG